The Pongo abelii isolate AG06213 chromosome 23, NHGRI_mPonAbe1-v2.0_pri, whole genome shotgun sequence genome includes a window with the following:
- the RABL2B gene encoding rab-like protein 2A isoform X7 encodes MHVRGLPSDPLLKAWGVSSATMPVSAGSCHQPQSAARGLVFDVQRKVTYKNLSAWYTELREFRPEIPCLVVANKIDDINVTQKSFNFAKKFSLPLYFVSAADGTNVVKLFNDAIRLAVSYKQNSQDFMDEILQELENFNLEQEEEDVPDQEQSSSIETPSEEVASPHS; translated from the exons ATGCATGTCCGTGGACtcccctcagaccctcttctGAAGGCCTGGGGTGTCtcttctgccaccatgcctgtgtCTGCAGGTTCCTGCCACCAGCCCCAGTCTGCTGCACGGGGCCTG GTGTTTGATGTACAGAGGAAAGTCACCTATAAGAACCTGAGCGCCTGGTATACAGAGCTTCGGGAGTTCAGACCAGAGATCCCATGCCTCGTGGTGGCCAATAAAATTGATG ACATAAACGTGACCCAAAAAAGCTTCAATTTTGCCAAGAAGTTCTCCCTGCCCCTGTATTTCGTCTCAGCTGCTGATGGTACCAATGTTGTGAAG CTCTTCAATGATGCAATTCGATTAGCTGTGTCTTACAAACAGAACTCCCAGGACTTCATGGATGAGATTCTTCAGGAGCTCGAG AACTTCAACTtggagcaggaagaggaggacGTGCCAGACCAGGAGCAGAGCAGCAGCATCGAGACCCCATCAGAGGAGGTGGCCTCTCCCCACAGCTGA
- the RABL2B gene encoding rab-like protein 2A isoform X6, whose amino-acid sequence MHVRGLPSDPLLKAWGVSSATMPVSAGSCHQPQSAARGLVFDVQRKVTYKNLSAWYTELREFRPEIPCLVVANKIDADINVTQKSFNFAKKFSLPLYFVSAADGTNVVKLFNDAIRLAVSYKQNSQDFMDEILQELENFNLEQEEEDVPDQEQSSSIETPSEEVASPHS is encoded by the exons ATGCATGTCCGTGGACtcccctcagaccctcttctGAAGGCCTGGGGTGTCtcttctgccaccatgcctgtgtCTGCAGGTTCCTGCCACCAGCCCCAGTCTGCTGCACGGGGCCTG GTGTTTGATGTACAGAGGAAAGTCACCTATAAGAACCTGAGCGCCTGGTATACAGAGCTTCGGGAGTTCAGACCAGAGATCCCATGCCTCGTGGTGGCCAATAAAATTGATG CAGACATAAACGTGACCCAAAAAAGCTTCAATTTTGCCAAGAAGTTCTCCCTGCCCCTGTATTTCGTCTCAGCTGCTGATGGTACCAATGTTGTGAAG CTCTTCAATGATGCAATTCGATTAGCTGTGTCTTACAAACAGAACTCCCAGGACTTCATGGATGAGATTCTTCAGGAGCTCGAG AACTTCAACTtggagcaggaagaggaggacGTGCCAGACCAGGAGCAGAGCAGCAGCATCGAGACCCCATCAGAGGAGGTGGCCTCTCCCCACAGCTGA
- the RABL2B gene encoding rab-like protein 2A isoform X1 gives MERFLMDGFQPQQLSTYALTLYKHTATVDGKTILVDFWDTAGQERFQSMHASYYHKAHACIMVFDVQRKVTYKNLSAWYTELREFRPEIPCLVVANKIDADINVTQKSFNFAKKFSLPLYFVSAADGTNVVKLFNDAIRLAVSYKQNSQDFMDEILQELENFNLEQEEEDVPDQEQSSSIETPSEEVASPHS, from the exons ATGGAGAGATTTCTCATGGATGGCTT TCAGCCACAGCAGCTGTCCACGTACGCCCTGACCCTGTACAAGCACACAGCCACGGTAGATGGCAAGACCATCCTTGTGG ACTTTTGGGACACGGCAGGCCAGGAGCGGTTCCAGAGCATGCATGCGTCTTACTACCACAAGGCCCACGCCTGCATCATG GTGTTTGATGTACAGAGGAAAGTCACCTATAAGAACCTGAGCGCCTGGTATACAGAGCTTCGGGAGTTCAGACCAGAGATCCCATGCCTCGTGGTGGCCAATAAAATTGATG CAGACATAAACGTGACCCAAAAAAGCTTCAATTTTGCCAAGAAGTTCTCCCTGCCCCTGTATTTCGTCTCAGCTGCTGATGGTACCAATGTTGTGAAG CTCTTCAATGATGCAATTCGATTAGCTGTGTCTTACAAACAGAACTCCCAGGACTTCATGGATGAGATTCTTCAGGAGCTCGAG AACTTCAACTtggagcaggaagaggaggacGTGCCAGACCAGGAGCAGAGCAGCAGCATCGAGACCCCATCAGAGGAGGTGGCCTCTCCCCACAGCTGA
- the RABL2B gene encoding rab-like protein 2A isoform X5 yields MACILQGLNQPQQLSTYALTLYKHTATVDGKTILVDFWDTAGQERFQSMHASYYHKAHACIMVFDVQRKVTYKNLSAWYTELREFRPEIPCLVVANKIDADINVTQKSFNFAKKFSLPLYFVSAADGTNVVKLFNDAIRLAVSYKQNSQDFMDEILQELENFNLEQEEEDVPDQEQSSSIETPSEEVASPHS; encoded by the exons ATGGCTTGTATCCTTCAAGGTTTGAA TCAGCCACAGCAGCTGTCCACGTACGCCCTGACCCTGTACAAGCACACAGCCACGGTAGATGGCAAGACCATCCTTGTGG ACTTTTGGGACACGGCAGGCCAGGAGCGGTTCCAGAGCATGCATGCGTCTTACTACCACAAGGCCCACGCCTGCATCATG GTGTTTGATGTACAGAGGAAAGTCACCTATAAGAACCTGAGCGCCTGGTATACAGAGCTTCGGGAGTTCAGACCAGAGATCCCATGCCTCGTGGTGGCCAATAAAATTGATG CAGACATAAACGTGACCCAAAAAAGCTTCAATTTTGCCAAGAAGTTCTCCCTGCCCCTGTATTTCGTCTCAGCTGCTGATGGTACCAATGTTGTGAAG CTCTTCAATGATGCAATTCGATTAGCTGTGTCTTACAAACAGAACTCCCAGGACTTCATGGATGAGATTCTTCAGGAGCTCGAG AACTTCAACTtggagcaggaagaggaggacGTGCCAGACCAGGAGCAGAGCAGCAGCATCGAGACCCCATCAGAGGAGGTGGCCTCTCCCCACAGCTGA